One part of the Candidatus Aquiluna sp. UB-MaderosW2red genome encodes these proteins:
- a CDS encoding metallopeptidase family protein: MPTKLFSHGIARSGFFEQVVIDTCEYLTQSFPEELSELSWRIEDVPLIREGEGVRRYQSNKGSMSIVLYRIPIERFGKHKMPDPRMEIEHAVVSAAAELIDKDPWELIHPEH; the protein is encoded by the coding sequence TTGCCAACCAAATTATTTAGCCACGGTATCGCCCGCTCGGGCTTTTTCGAGCAGGTCGTGATTGACACTTGCGAATACCTCACCCAAAGTTTTCCAGAAGAACTATCCGAACTCAGCTGGCGCATCGAAGATGTTCCACTAATTCGTGAGGGCGAAGGGGTTAGGCGTTACCAATCTAATAAGGGCTCCATGAGCATCGTGCTTTACAGAATCCCAATCGAGAGATTTGGCAAACATAAAATGCCGGATCCGAGAATGGAAATCGAGCATGCGGTAGTGAGTGCAGCGGCAGAGCTCATTGACAAAGATCCCTGGGAGTTGATCCACCCCGAGCACTAG
- a CDS encoding phosphomannomutase/phosphoglucomutase, with amino-acid sequence MINFSEFVKTYDVRGLVGVQLTDEIIECFGAGFVDELELYGKELVIGHDMRDSSSGFAQSFAKGAMARGANPVLIGLCSTDMTYYASGAMGLAAVMFTASHNPASYNGMKFSRALARGISLDTGLAEISQRAQDFLAHGISAVSPVGSMRGLDVISEYAKFLRELVDLSGMRPLKIVVDAANGMGGLTVPAVLSDGAGLSPLPIEVVELYFELDGSFPNHEANPLDPKNLVDLQRAVVEHGADLGLAFDGDADRCFAVDELGGLVSPSALAAIVSKREIRRVKEQGEKEITVLHNLLTSKFVAEVISKEGATPIRTKVGHSLIKDQMALTNAVFGGEHSAHYYFRDFFGADNGMLAALHLISELASNKLEMSELAKSYTPYFSSGEINSTVTDIPSALDRVLRIFPEASIDKFDGVTISVSGESWFWLNVRSSNTEPLLRLNVESNQEVLMIQIRDLVLAAIRENQSIPT; translated from the coding sequence TTGATCAACTTCAGCGAATTTGTAAAGACCTACGATGTTCGCGGGCTGGTGGGGGTTCAGCTGACTGACGAAATTATCGAATGCTTCGGCGCGGGCTTTGTTGATGAACTAGAGCTTTACGGCAAAGAGTTAGTCATTGGTCATGACATGCGGGACTCCTCGAGTGGATTCGCCCAGAGCTTTGCAAAGGGTGCAATGGCTAGGGGTGCGAACCCGGTCTTGATTGGGCTGTGTTCAACGGACATGACCTACTACGCCTCTGGAGCCATGGGGCTGGCTGCGGTGATGTTCACAGCAAGTCATAACCCGGCCAGCTATAACGGCATGAAGTTTTCACGCGCTTTGGCCAGGGGCATCAGTTTGGATACCGGGTTGGCGGAGATTTCCCAAAGAGCGCAGGATTTTCTTGCGCATGGGATATCGGCGGTTTCCCCAGTTGGCTCAATGCGGGGACTCGATGTAATCAGCGAATACGCGAAATTCCTTCGCGAGCTAGTGGATCTATCTGGCATGCGTCCTTTAAAGATTGTGGTGGATGCGGCAAATGGAATGGGTGGACTCACGGTGCCGGCGGTTTTATCAGATGGCGCGGGACTAAGCCCTTTACCCATAGAGGTGGTGGAGCTTTATTTTGAACTTGATGGCAGTTTCCCAAATCACGAAGCGAATCCGCTTGATCCAAAAAACCTAGTTGATCTTCAAAGGGCGGTAGTTGAGCACGGTGCTGATTTGGGTTTGGCATTTGATGGCGACGCAGATCGCTGTTTTGCGGTGGACGAATTAGGGGGACTTGTGAGCCCCTCGGCGCTCGCAGCAATAGTTTCAAAACGGGAGATTCGCCGCGTGAAGGAGCAGGGAGAAAAAGAGATAACGGTGTTGCATAATCTTTTGACCTCCAAGTTCGTGGCCGAAGTGATTTCAAAAGAGGGCGCCACACCAATCCGAACCAAAGTTGGCCACTCGCTAATAAAAGATCAAATGGCTCTAACCAATGCGGTGTTTGGCGGCGAGCATTCGGCGCATTATTACTTTCGCGATTTTTTCGGTGCGGATAACGGCATGCTGGCCGCGCTTCACCTGATCAGTGAGCTAGCGAGCAATAAACTCGAAATGTCAGAGCTCGCAAAAAGTTATACCCCCTATTTTTCTTCAGGGGAGATCAACTCAACAGTCACTGATATCCCCTCTGCTCTTGATCGCGTGCTGAGAATTTTCCCCGAGGCCAGCATTGATAAATTTGACGGCGTCACCATTAGCGTCTCGGGAGAAAGCTGGTTCTGGCTCAATGTGCGTTCTTCAAATACTGAACCGTTATTGAGGCTGAACGTGGAGTCAAACCAAGAGGTCTTGATGATTCAAATTCGAGATTTGGTGCTGGCTGCGATTCGAGAAAATCAAAGCATCCCAACCTAA
- the mtrA gene encoding MtrAB system response regulator MtrA, whose translation MSQKILVVDDDDALREMVGLVLSGAGYNPVFAADGISAVDVFSSQNPDLVLLDIMLPGQSGIEVCRQIRSKSGVPIIMLTARGDTEDVVLGLEAGADDYVVKPHNGAELLARVKARLRPLADDAATVQIGSLVLDPQTFEVKRGDTSLSLTPLEFKLLHTLAAKPQQVFSREMLLEQVWGYQYKADTRLVNVHVQRLRSKIEVDAENPKIVMTVRGHGYRAGTEAS comes from the coding sequence ATGTCTCAAAAGATTCTTGTCGTAGACGATGATGACGCGTTACGCGAAATGGTTGGCTTGGTGTTATCGGGCGCTGGCTACAACCCAGTCTTTGCCGCCGATGGCATCAGCGCGGTAGATGTTTTTAGCTCCCAGAACCCGGATCTAGTGCTTTTAGATATCATGCTGCCTGGGCAATCGGGCATTGAGGTCTGTAGGCAGATTAGAAGCAAGTCCGGTGTCCCAATCATCATGTTGACCGCTCGTGGAGATACCGAGGATGTTGTTCTTGGTCTTGAGGCCGGAGCCGATGACTACGTGGTTAAGCCACATAACGGTGCGGAGCTGTTGGCAAGGGTGAAAGCAAGACTCAGGCCACTTGCCGATGACGCTGCAACGGTTCAGATCGGCTCTTTGGTGCTGGACCCGCAGACCTTCGAGGTCAAGCGCGGTGACACATCGCTGTCCCTGACTCCTCTGGAATTCAAACTTTTGCACACCCTTGCGGCTAAGCCGCAGCAGGTCTTTAGCCGGGAGATGCTCCTCGAGCAGGTCTGGGGTTACCAGTACAAGGCTGACACTCGATTGGTGAATGTTCACGTTCAGCGTCTTCGCTCAAAAATTGAGGTAGATGCCGAGAACCCGAAGATCGTGATGACCGTTCGCGGGCATGGATATCGAGCCGGTACCGAAGCTTCGTGA
- the mtrB gene encoding MtrAB system histidine kinase MtrB, with protein MIALLRRSLTARTVFATLVLSGFALVALGGFLSYSLANSFYQSRLTQVLNETERAVGLVQGTVAAASLTDETALQTLINSVVPSLEISGGSGTRQVALLRSPGQPQLQLFQSPISRDLDLTSIPGELRQSVRESPGILTYTSISLVRGGSLVPGITVGAPIAFPLAGDFELYLVFDLAAEQQSLQLVQNALAVGGIVLLIIIALLSYFVTRQIVKPVEKAALAAEAISDGKLDERLPERGDDVIALLAKSFNKMASNLQGQIEQLDSLSRMQRRFVSDVSHELRTPMTTIKLAGEVIFGNREKLEPALSRSAELMQNQILRFERLLADLLEISRYDAGAVTPEFEYQDLNAVVGAAIASIEPLAISMQTEIRVILPPKAVDAEFDARRIERLLLNLLSNAVEHGEGRAIVVEVGQNSQAVAVCVSDSGVGMTRQQLERVFDRFWRADPARQRSVGGTGLGLAISKEDAILHRGWLQVWSKPKRGTSFRLTLPRRADSIIANSPLALPPRSVEI; from the coding sequence GTGATTGCGCTTCTGCGCCGTTCGCTTACGGCACGAACAGTTTTCGCCACTTTGGTGCTCAGCGGCTTTGCTCTAGTTGCTCTGGGAGGTTTTCTTTCGTATTCGCTAGCTAATAGTTTTTATCAATCCCGGCTGACCCAGGTACTAAACGAAACTGAACGAGCCGTCGGCTTGGTTCAGGGCACCGTCGCCGCCGCTTCTCTGACCGATGAGACGGCGCTGCAAACTCTTATTAACTCGGTGGTGCCTTCACTTGAAATTTCCGGTGGTTCTGGAACCCGTCAGGTGGCGCTTTTGCGCAGTCCAGGGCAGCCGCAGCTGCAGCTATTTCAATCGCCAATTTCCAGAGATTTGGACCTCACGAGCATTCCCGGGGAGCTGCGGCAATCGGTGCGTGAGTCGCCGGGAATTCTCACCTACACCTCAATCTCCCTGGTGAGAGGTGGTTCCCTGGTTCCGGGAATAACGGTTGGGGCTCCAATCGCTTTTCCATTAGCCGGGGACTTTGAGCTGTATTTGGTTTTCGATTTGGCAGCCGAGCAGCAGTCTTTGCAACTGGTGCAAAACGCACTGGCCGTTGGTGGCATCGTGTTGCTGATAATCATTGCGCTACTCAGCTATTTTGTAACCCGGCAAATTGTGAAGCCGGTGGAGAAAGCGGCCTTGGCAGCCGAGGCGATATCCGACGGGAAGCTGGACGAGAGACTGCCGGAACGCGGTGACGATGTAATCGCGCTCTTGGCCAAATCCTTTAATAAAATGGCGAGCAACCTTCAGGGCCAAATTGAGCAGCTCGACTCACTCTCAAGGATGCAGCGCCGTTTTGTTTCGGATGTCTCGCACGAGCTGCGCACCCCGATGACCACCATTAAGTTAGCCGGGGAGGTAATCTTCGGCAATCGCGAGAAGCTGGAACCCGCTCTCTCTCGCTCAGCAGAGCTCATGCAAAATCAAATACTGCGCTTTGAAAGACTGCTGGCAGACCTTCTAGAGATATCTCGCTATGACGCCGGTGCGGTAACGCCAGAGTTTGAGTATCAAGATCTAAATGCCGTGGTGGGTGCCGCTATCGCCTCTATTGAACCACTAGCCATTTCCATGCAAACCGAAATCCGGGTAATACTTCCACCTAAAGCGGTGGATGCCGAGTTCGACGCCAGGCGCATTGAGAGACTCTTGCTTAACCTGTTGTCTAATGCCGTTGAGCACGGTGAAGGAAGGGCGATTGTGGTCGAGGTCGGGCAAAACTCCCAGGCCGTAGCTGTCTGCGTATCCGATTCCGGGGTGGGCATGACCAGGCAGCAGCTTGAGCGCGTGTTTGATCGCTTCTGGAGGGCGGATCCCGCAAGACAGCGCTCAGTAGGTGGCACAGGTCTTGGTCTAGCAATATCAAAAGAAGACGCGATTCTGCATCGTGGTTGGCTGCAGGTCTGGTCAAAGCCCAAGCGAGGAACAAGTTTCAGGCTGACATTGCCACGCCGCGCGGATTCCATTATCGCTAATTCGCCATTGGCTTTGCCCCCGAGGTCGGTGGAGATATGA
- a CDS encoding GerMN domain-containing protein, which yields MIRKLIALLMLFTLAGCASLPTRIDIRQGPELIPDDSPELTYYTPSGPIMGSGPEEIVSGFLAAGTGPQNDYGVAREFLSEDFAQRWQPDVGVLVRTGAPEFRSSGDSLQIVQINVGARIDEQGRYLDSEEPKTSSLRFQLSKEAGEWRISSAPNLTVVTSPVFAVVFNAFPVYFLDNTSERLVPDLRWFPTRASTGTRLVNALLDGPAEGLAAGVISAIPVGTKLTIDAVRVLEGVAQVDLDATALEASASNRRLMAAQLRATLLQLAGVSDIAISVNSSPQDISAPPILIESSTGAPYALSLRGVARVNGGQGATLSSTKNAVTQLSPELFAIDSDANRLAYATASGVYLAVSSSISFQNTLVSDATNIQHLEFDVNGFLWLFPRLATDPILVIDPLGNQRTISQPVGNERVSASLSPEGSRLALISQGASGPEVLIFSVFRAQSGYPLELVQADSLKPVLGQAFSLNWQNGSTLRILERTTSGLTALSDYPLKGPRTQLSMPPVVGVKIVPGPSSTSTYLLSDAGEVWVLSSGTWRQSETAVIDISILR from the coding sequence ATGATTCGCAAGCTAATCGCTCTGCTAATGCTATTTACCCTTGCCGGGTGCGCCTCTTTGCCCACCAGGATCGATATTCGGCAGGGTCCGGAACTTATTCCGGATGACTCTCCGGAGCTCACGTATTACACTCCGTCCGGTCCGATTATGGGGTCTGGACCCGAGGAGATTGTGTCGGGCTTTCTGGCCGCTGGCACTGGACCGCAAAATGACTACGGGGTGGCTCGTGAGTTTCTATCCGAGGATTTCGCTCAGCGCTGGCAGCCAGATGTTGGAGTTCTGGTACGAACCGGCGCTCCTGAATTTCGCTCTTCGGGCGATTCGCTCCAGATTGTACAAATCAATGTTGGCGCCCGGATTGATGAGCAGGGGCGGTACCTAGATTCGGAGGAGCCAAAAACTAGTTCTTTGCGTTTTCAGCTTTCTAAAGAAGCTGGAGAGTGGCGAATTTCCTCGGCCCCCAATCTAACGGTGGTTACCTCACCAGTTTTTGCCGTAGTTTTTAATGCCTTCCCGGTCTATTTTTTGGACAACACCTCGGAGCGCTTGGTGCCGGATCTTCGCTGGTTCCCAACCAGGGCTTCCACCGGCACCAGATTGGTGAACGCGCTTTTGGATGGCCCCGCTGAGGGTTTGGCGGCCGGTGTAATCTCCGCAATCCCAGTGGGGACCAAGCTCACCATTGATGCGGTGCGCGTTCTGGAGGGGGTCGCGCAGGTCGATTTAGATGCCACAGCGCTAGAGGCTAGCGCTAGCAATCGAAGGCTGATGGCAGCGCAGTTGCGAGCAACCCTGCTGCAACTTGCAGGGGTATCCGACATCGCAATCTCGGTGAACTCTTCACCGCAGGACATTAGCGCCCCACCGATATTGATTGAGTCCTCGACCGGAGCCCCTTATGCTTTGAGCCTGCGGGGTGTTGCAAGAGTGAATGGCGGCCAGGGCGCGACCCTTAGTAGCACTAAAAATGCCGTAACTCAGCTTTCACCTGAGCTCTTTGCGATTGATTCTGATGCCAATCGACTGGCCTACGCTACGGCTTCCGGGGTCTATTTAGCCGTTAGTTCGAGTATCTCATTTCAGAACACCTTGGTTTCCGATGCCACAAACATCCAGCATCTCGAATTTGATGTCAATGGTTTTCTCTGGCTCTTCCCAAGGCTCGCAACTGACCCAATCCTCGTGATTGACCCACTTGGTAATCAGCGCACAATATCGCAGCCAGTTGGTAACGAGCGAGTATCCGCTTCACTAAGCCCGGAGGGATCGAGGCTCGCTCTTATCTCACAGGGTGCCAGTGGCCCTGAGGTTCTGATTTTTTCGGTTTTCAGGGCTCAATCTGGCTACCCACTTGAGTTGGTTCAGGCCGATTCGCTCAAGCCAGTTCTCGGACAAGCATTTAGTCTAAATTGGCAAAATGGTTCGACCTTGAGAATCTTGGAGCGCACCACTTCGGGCCTCACTGCGCTCAGCGACTATCCACTAAAGGGTCCTCGAACACAATTGAGCATGCCTCCGGTGGTGGGGGTGAAAATTGTCCCCGGGCCATCTTCGACATCCACCTACCTGCTATCTGATGCCGGTGAGGTTTGGGTGCTTTCTTCAGGCACTTGGCGGCAGAGCGAAACGGCTGTAATAGACATCTCAATTCTTCGCTAA
- a CDS encoding ComF family protein — translation MKDQILDFIFPARCVICSKLPKLICQGCFPLNSPSTFELAAASGISSFQYQTEFGKVLSGFKDRALLQLSTTLANAWLLDLERAVSEYKPELILVPPSSRANFRKRGYNPVELLVKKTLSLSSKKARELPVKTLELIRQTKDQASLNQAQRAINLSGAFRCQEKPNLRVLLIDDVLTTGATLQEMTRAVHASGARVTGICVLAQRTLVIDSQPRI, via the coding sequence ATGAAAGATCAGATTTTGGACTTTATTTTCCCAGCTCGATGCGTGATTTGTTCGAAGCTGCCCAAGCTAATTTGCCAAGGCTGTTTTCCGCTAAACAGCCCGAGTACTTTCGAGCTAGCGGCGGCAAGTGGAATTAGCAGTTTTCAATACCAAACCGAGTTCGGTAAGGTGCTGAGCGGATTCAAGGACCGTGCATTACTTCAGCTCTCAACAACGCTTGCCAACGCTTGGCTCTTGGATTTAGAAAGAGCAGTTTCAGAATATAAACCCGAACTTATTTTGGTGCCGCCATCATCTAGGGCTAATTTCCGAAAACGTGGCTACAACCCCGTCGAATTATTGGTTAAAAAAACACTCAGCCTCTCGAGCAAAAAGGCGCGAGAGCTTCCGGTCAAAACATTGGAGTTGATTCGGCAAACCAAAGATCAAGCGAGTCTCAATCAGGCGCAGCGGGCCATCAATCTCTCGGGAGCATTCAGGTGTCAGGAAAAACCGAATCTAAGGGTTTTGCTCATCGACGATGTGCTCACTACCGGCGCGACCCTTCAAGAGATGACCCGTGCAGTACATGCCTCAGGGGCGAGGGTTACAGGAATCTGTGTTCTAGCTCAAAGAACTCTGGTTATCGACTCGCAACCAAGAATATGA
- the hpf gene encoding ribosome hibernation-promoting factor, HPF/YfiA family, with the protein MELTISAKNLTVSDRFREYVAEKSQKIERFASESEELNIKVTRHEHRRSSGVEDQVELTVYKPGHVVRAEANASDKFAAFDIALGKLIERLRRYSDKQKVHIGGSHKNISTSELAATDFAAIDLKPAELRLITGEVEIVKEPEAPDYGVSPVVIRTKEFEKVSMTREEAIDRMELVGHDFYLFHDSNIDQAAVVYRRQGWSYGVISLS; encoded by the coding sequence ATGGAACTTACAATCTCAGCCAAAAACCTCACGGTATCGGACCGATTTCGGGAGTATGTCGCCGAAAAATCTCAAAAAATAGAGCGCTTCGCTTCCGAGTCCGAAGAGCTCAACATCAAAGTCACCAGGCATGAACATCGTCGCTCATCGGGAGTGGAAGACCAGGTCGAGCTGACCGTCTACAAGCCCGGCCACGTGGTTCGAGCAGAGGCCAATGCTTCTGATAAATTTGCCGCCTTCGACATTGCCCTTGGCAAGCTCATAGAGCGGCTGCGCAGATATTCCGATAAGCAAAAAGTCCATATCGGAGGTAGTCACAAAAACATCAGCACCAGTGAACTGGCCGCAACCGACTTCGCTGCAATAGACCTAAAGCCAGCCGAACTAAGACTGATAACTGGCGAGGTGGAAATAGTCAAGGAGCCCGAAGCGCCTGATTACGGAGTCTCCCCAGTGGTGATTCGAACCAAGGAGTTTGAGAAGGTGTCAATGACTCGCGAGGAGGCGATTGACCGCATGGAATTGGTAGGTCATGATTTTTACTTATTCCACGACTCTAATATTGACCAAGCCGCGGTTGTTTATCGTCGGCAAGGCTGGAGTTACGGAGTAATTAGTCTGAGCTAG
- the secA gene encoding preprotein translocase subunit SecA, producing MASIIDKMLRAGEGKLIKKLEVISKQVNNLEADFQTLTDDELRQETSSFRERYALGETLDDLLPEAFSAVREASVRTLGLRHFDVQIMGGATLHLGNIAEMKTGEGKTLVATLAAYLNAIPGRGVHVITVNDFLAGYQSELMGRIFRALGMTTGCIISGQDPNQRRAQYACDITYGTNNEFGFDYLRDNMALSKPDLVQRDHFFAIVDEVDSILIDEARTPLIISGPAQADVNRWFGVFAKLAQTLKIDIDYEVDEKKRTIGILEDGIDKVEDHLGIENLYETANTPLISFLNNSIRAKELFRNDRDYVVVDGEVQIVDEHTGRILGGRRYNEGMHQAIEAKEGVAIKAENQTLATVTLQNYFRLYKKLAGMTGTAETEAAEFNGTYKLGVVAIPTNKPMIRKDQQDLIFKNEEVKFRMVVEDIFERHQTGQPILVGTTSVEKSEYLSKLLAKRGVKHEVLNAKNNAREAVIVAQAGRFGAVTVATNMAGRGTDIMLGGNAEFLAVTQMQALGLDPVGEPEAYEARWDEVFLRMRQDAQVEADRVLEVGGLYVLGTERHESRRIDNQLRGRSGRQGDPGESRFYLSLTDDLMRLFNSGAASALMNRSSVPDESAIESKVVSRAIASAQSQVEARNAEIRKNILKYDDVMNRQREAIYTDRRQILQGEDISQTLQDFLEIAIKDIIRSNMPEGSGQDLDLEGLWKELQAVYPVGIEIEEVMESAGSRAKLTKVWLTEEILSDAKIAYQKRTDEIGPEVMRELERRVMLSVVDRKWRDHLYEMDYLKEGIGLRAMAQRDPLVEYQREGYGMFTDMMTGIRYEAVQFLFNVEIKQNLPEVQAPPVQSLTYSAPTEQGGVDTHAERTQLSRPTPPVVKKPPQAGPGSAFFRG from the coding sequence TTGGCGTCAATAATCGACAAAATGCTGCGCGCTGGCGAGGGCAAGCTTATAAAAAAGCTCGAAGTTATTTCCAAACAGGTAAATAATCTAGAAGCGGATTTCCAAACCCTGACTGACGATGAGTTACGCCAAGAAACCAGCTCCTTTCGAGAGCGGTATGCCCTGGGTGAGACCTTGGACGATCTGCTCCCCGAGGCCTTCAGTGCAGTGCGCGAGGCATCTGTTCGAACCTTGGGACTTAGGCACTTCGATGTTCAGATAATGGGTGGAGCGACGCTTCACTTGGGGAACATCGCAGAGATGAAAACCGGTGAGGGTAAGACTTTGGTCGCAACTCTCGCCGCATATTTGAACGCCATCCCAGGCCGCGGCGTCCACGTGATTACGGTGAACGACTTTTTGGCCGGTTACCAATCAGAGCTCATGGGCCGCATCTTCCGCGCTTTGGGGATGACCACCGGCTGCATTATTTCGGGCCAGGATCCGAATCAGCGCCGGGCACAGTACGCCTGCGACATTACTTACGGTACCAATAACGAATTTGGTTTTGACTACCTCAGAGACAACATGGCGCTTTCTAAGCCGGACCTGGTTCAGCGGGATCACTTTTTTGCCATCGTTGACGAGGTCGACTCGATCTTGATCGATGAGGCTAGAACCCCATTGATTATTTCGGGACCCGCCCAAGCTGATGTGAATCGTTGGTTTGGTGTTTTCGCGAAGCTAGCTCAGACCCTCAAAATTGATATTGACTACGAGGTGGATGAGAAAAAGCGCACCATCGGAATCCTGGAAGATGGTATCGATAAGGTGGAGGATCACCTCGGTATTGAGAATCTTTATGAAACCGCAAACACGCCACTGATTTCATTTCTGAATAACTCCATCAGGGCTAAAGAGTTATTCCGCAACGACCGAGACTATGTCGTGGTCGATGGCGAAGTTCAAATTGTTGATGAACACACCGGACGCATCCTGGGAGGCCGCCGCTACAACGAAGGCATGCACCAAGCCATCGAAGCCAAAGAGGGCGTAGCCATCAAGGCGGAGAACCAAACCCTTGCCACAGTGACCCTGCAGAACTATTTCAGACTCTATAAAAAACTCGCCGGTATGACTGGAACCGCTGAGACCGAGGCCGCGGAATTCAATGGCACATACAAGCTCGGCGTGGTTGCAATCCCGACCAATAAGCCAATGATTCGCAAGGATCAGCAAGATTTGATATTCAAAAACGAAGAGGTGAAATTCCGCATGGTCGTGGAAGACATCTTTGAAAGGCATCAAACTGGCCAACCAATCTTGGTTGGAACCACTTCGGTAGAAAAAAGCGAATACCTCTCCAAGCTTTTGGCGAAGCGCGGGGTGAAGCACGAGGTGCTAAACGCTAAAAACAATGCTCGTGAAGCTGTGATTGTCGCCCAAGCAGGTCGCTTCGGCGCGGTAACGGTTGCCACCAACATGGCTGGTCGCGGAACTGACATCATGCTCGGTGGTAACGCCGAGTTCTTGGCGGTTACTCAAATGCAGGCTCTTGGTCTTGACCCAGTTGGCGAACCCGAGGCTTATGAGGCCCGCTGGGATGAGGTCTTTTTAAGGATGCGCCAAGACGCTCAGGTCGAAGCGGATCGAGTACTTGAAGTGGGCGGGCTTTATGTCTTAGGAACCGAACGTCACGAGTCCCGCAGAATCGACAACCAGCTTCGCGGGCGCTCCGGTCGCCAGGGTGATCCGGGCGAATCTCGTTTCTACTTATCGCTAACTGACGACCTCATGCGACTTTTCAATTCGGGAGCCGCATCCGCTTTGATGAACCGCTCTTCGGTGCCGGATGAATCGGCTATCGAGTCCAAGGTTGTCTCGCGCGCCATCGCATCGGCTCAGTCCCAGGTCGAGGCTAGAAACGCTGAAATTCGCAAGAACATTCTGAAGTATGACGATGTTATGAACCGCCAGCGCGAGGCCATCTACACTGATCGCCGTCAGATTTTGCAGGGCGAAGACATCTCGCAGACTCTGCAGGATTTTCTGGAGATAGCAATTAAGGACATCATCCGAAGCAACATGCCCGAGGGATCAGGTCAGGATTTGGATCTAGAGGGTCTCTGGAAAGAATTACAGGCGGTTTATCCGGTTGGTATCGAGATCGAAGAGGTCATGGAGAGTGCTGGCTCAAGGGCCAAACTAACCAAAGTCTGGCTCACCGAAGAAATTCTTAGCGACGCAAAAATTGCCTATCAAAAGCGCACCGACGAAATCGGTCCAGAAGTCATGCGCGAGCTGGAGCGCAGGGTAATGCTTTCGGTGGTCGACAGAAAGTGGCGCGACCACCTATACGAAATGGACTACTTGAAAGAGGGCATTGGTCTTCGGGCAATGGCTCAGCGCGATCCATTGGTGGAATATCAGCGTGAGGGCTACGGCATGTTCACCGACATGATGACTGGGATTCGCTATGAAGCGGTTCAGTTCTTGTTCAATGTTGAGATTAAGCAGAATCTTCCTGAGGTCCAGGCGCCACCAGTGCAATCACTAACCTATTCGGCACCAACCGAGCAGGGCGGGGTCGATACTCATGCTGAGCGGACTCAGCTTTCTCGTCCGACGCCCCCAGTGGTGAAAAAGCCTCCACAGGCCGGTCCCGGGAGTGCCTTCTTTAGAGGCTAA
- a CDS encoding Rv3235 family protein encodes MLKQGTVEVKNPDPAAFFAQIGAAYVEVLAGVRRPEQLARWLSDRTYYDICQRVKRQSLQRQLTGTKLRPDIFVKKSQTFLTDVGAYQAVVVLKISGSTRAVSIRAELIHGKYRITDICLI; translated from the coding sequence ATGCTAAAACAGGGAACAGTTGAAGTAAAGAATCCGGATCCAGCTGCATTTTTTGCGCAAATCGGAGCCGCTTACGTCGAGGTGTTAGCAGGAGTCAGAAGGCCCGAGCAACTGGCTCGCTGGCTATCGGATCGAACCTATTACGATATTTGCCAGCGAGTAAAACGGCAATCTCTGCAACGCCAACTCACCGGAACTAAGTTGCGACCAGACATTTTTGTAAAAAAATCACAGACTTTTCTCACCGATGTAGGTGCCTACCAAGCCGTGGTGGTTCTCAAAATTTCAGGCTCCACCCGGGCAGTTTCAATTCGAGCCGAACTCATCCATGGCAAGTATCGAATCACGGATATTTGCCTGATTTAG